Proteins from a genomic interval of Hydrogenophaga sp. PAMC20947:
- a CDS encoding Stealth CR1 domain-containing protein, translating to MPPPAPEPPIDIVYLWVDGNDPVWRAKRHQAALCMGAAETQALAPFGNVEGRFRDNDELRYSLRALERFFPGHGHVYLVTDGQTPPWLRASSRLTLVGHKDLLPADRLPTFDSGNIESYIHRIPGLSERYFYLNDDVFFGAPVQLDHWFWRDGFYAAWSDDPDVPEGPMRPDDNSLENASRLSGQWLNDLPSLMAADYCHTPRTFAHSPRPMLKSLLFRLEAEAPELFERVRSGVFRAWDNPTLVSDFVLRWALAHGVAKIREYAHLYVATGDTDQSDQLAALVRDSGRLDFFCVNDTTDDAHGQDPRLAQVKASLQSLFPQASQFETDQSLGVVHATHKGTQHTRAHPPRQPEKPGQRVRRSGS from the coding sequence ATGCCTCCCCCTGCTCCCGAGCCACCCATCGACATCGTTTACCTCTGGGTAGATGGCAACGACCCTGTCTGGCGGGCCAAGCGGCACCAGGCAGCCTTGTGCATGGGTGCCGCAGAAACACAGGCGCTGGCGCCCTTTGGCAATGTGGAGGGACGGTTTCGGGACAACGACGAGCTGCGCTACAGCCTGCGAGCACTGGAGCGGTTTTTCCCCGGACATGGCCATGTCTACCTTGTGACCGATGGGCAGACGCCGCCGTGGCTGCGTGCCTCCAGCCGCCTCACGTTGGTGGGCCACAAGGACCTGCTGCCGGCCGACCGCCTGCCCACGTTTGATTCCGGCAACATCGAGTCCTACATCCATCGAATTCCGGGGCTGTCCGAACGCTATTTTTACCTCAACGACGACGTTTTTTTTGGGGCCCCCGTGCAGCTGGACCACTGGTTCTGGCGGGACGGCTTCTATGCCGCTTGGTCTGACGATCCAGACGTGCCTGAAGGCCCGATGCGTCCCGACGACAACTCGCTGGAAAATGCCAGCCGCTTGTCGGGACAGTGGCTGAACGATCTGCCTTCGCTCATGGCCGCGGACTATTGCCACACGCCCCGCACCTTTGCGCATTCGCCCCGGCCCATGCTGAAGTCGCTGCTGTTTCGGCTGGAAGCCGAAGCGCCCGAGCTGTTTGAACGGGTGCGTTCGGGCGTGTTCCGCGCCTGGGACAATCCGACCCTGGTGTCCGACTTTGTGCTGCGCTGGGCGCTGGCGCACGGCGTGGCCAAGATTCGGGAATACGCGCACCTGTACGTGGCCACAGGCGATACCGATCAATCGGACCAGCTCGCTGCGCTGGTGCGAGACAGTGGGCGGCTGGACTTTTTTTGCGTCAACGACACCACCGACGATGCACATGGCCAAGACCCCCGGCTGGCCCAGGTGAAGGCCTCGTTGCAGAGCCTTTTTCCGCAGGCCTCGCAATTCGAAACCGACCAGAGCCTGGGCGTTGTGCATGCCACGCACAAAGGGACGCAGCACACCCGGGCACACCCGCCCCGGCAGCCAGAGAAACCTGGCCAGCGGGTGCGCCGATCAGGGTCTTGA
- a CDS encoding DUF2805 domain-containing protein, with protein sequence MVLARQELKLRSFKMWRERMAGRTTNHATQRHPATQRRRASHARQARAPEQRGKRSRP encoded by the coding sequence GTGGTCCTTGCGCGGCAGGAATTGAAGCTGCGCTCATTCAAAATGTGGCGCGAGCGGATGGCGGGCCGCACCACCAATCACGCCACGCAGCGCCACCCCGCCACCCAGCGCCGCCGGGCGAGTCACGCGCGGCAAGCTCGAGCGCCCGAACAACGGGGCAAAAGATCAAGACCCTGA
- a CDS encoding O-acetylhomoserine aminocarboxypropyltransferase, protein MSGYSDPGFDTLALHAGAAPDATGARAVPIHLSTSFVFESSDHAAALFNLERPGHVYSRISNPTNAVFEQRMAALEGGIGAISTASGQAALHLAVATLMGAGSHIVASTALYGGSQNLLHYTLRRFGIDTTFVKPGDIDGWRAAVRPNTKLFFGETVGNPGLDVLDIPTVAQIAHEAKVPLLVDSTLTTPYLIKPLDHGADIVYHSATKFLSGHGTVIGGVLVDGGSFDWEKSGKFPELTEAYEGFHNMVFSEESTVGAFLLRARREGLRDFGACLSPHSAWLILQGIETLSLRMDRHMANTEKVVQFLASHPLVSRVGHPILETHPSHALANKLLRHGAKGAGAVFSFDIKGSREQGKAFIEALKIFSHLANVGDCRSLVIHPASTTHFRMSDDALTGAGIGPGTIRLSIGLEDADDLIDDLKRALKAAEKAGV, encoded by the coding sequence ATGTCCGGATATTCCGATCCCGGCTTCGACACGCTGGCCCTGCATGCGGGTGCAGCGCCCGACGCCACGGGTGCCCGTGCCGTGCCGATTCACCTCTCGACGTCCTTCGTCTTTGAATCCAGTGACCACGCGGCGGCCCTGTTCAATCTGGAGAGACCCGGGCATGTCTACAGCCGCATCAGCAACCCGACCAACGCCGTGTTCGAGCAGCGCATGGCCGCGCTCGAAGGCGGCATTGGCGCCATCAGCACCGCCAGCGGCCAGGCCGCGCTGCACCTGGCGGTTGCGACGCTCATGGGAGCGGGCTCACACATCGTTGCCAGCACCGCGCTCTACGGTGGCAGCCAGAACCTGCTGCACTACACGCTGCGCCGATTCGGGATCGACACCACGTTTGTGAAACCGGGTGACATCGATGGCTGGCGCGCCGCTGTGCGGCCCAACACCAAGCTGTTTTTTGGTGAGACCGTGGGCAACCCGGGCCTGGATGTGCTCGACATCCCGACCGTGGCGCAGATCGCGCACGAAGCCAAAGTGCCGTTGCTGGTCGACTCCACCCTGACCACGCCTTACCTGATCAAGCCGCTCGATCACGGCGCCGACATCGTCTACCACTCAGCCACCAAATTCCTCAGCGGCCACGGCACCGTGATCGGCGGCGTGCTGGTCGATGGCGGCAGTTTCGACTGGGAAAAATCGGGGAAATTCCCCGAGCTCACCGAAGCCTATGAAGGCTTTCACAACATGGTGTTCAGCGAAGAGAGCACCGTCGGCGCTTTCCTGCTGCGCGCCCGCCGAGAAGGCCTGCGCGACTTCGGCGCCTGCCTCTCGCCCCACAGCGCCTGGCTCATCCTGCAGGGCATCGAAACCCTGTCGCTGCGCATGGACCGCCACATGGCCAACACGGAAAAAGTGGTGCAGTTCCTCGCCAGCCACCCCTTGGTGAGCCGCGTGGGCCACCCGATCCTGGAAACACATCCCAGCCATGCGCTGGCCAACAAGCTCTTGCGCCACGGCGCCAAAGGCGCAGGCGCCGTGTTCAGCTTTGACATCAAGGGCTCGCGCGAACAGGGCAAGGCCTTCATTGAAGCGCTGAAAATTTTCAGCCACCTGGCCAATGTGGGCGACTGCCGCTCACTCGTGATCCATCCCGCCAGCACCACCCACTTCCGCATGAGCGACGACGCACTGACGGGGGCCGGCATCGGCCCGGGCACCATTCGCCTGTCCATCGGGCTGGAGGATGCCGACGATCTGATCGATGATTTGAAGCGCGCGCTCAAGGCCGCAGAAAAGGCAGGTGTCTGA
- a CDS encoding CBS domain-containing protein, giving the protein MKVSDILRVKGGTLFTCHPDDPLTKAVESMADRDIGSLAVIEHGELVGMLTFRELIHTLAKNGGNVGDQSVRAVMDDHPMSCTPQTELEQVRPLMLERHTRYMPVMDNKMLMGVISFYDVARAVVDSQNFENKMLKAYIRDWPQEETTDGKNEPNFP; this is encoded by the coding sequence ATGAAAGTCAGTGACATCCTTCGCGTCAAAGGCGGAACCCTGTTCACATGCCACCCCGACGATCCCCTGACCAAGGCAGTGGAAAGCATGGCCGATCGCGATATCGGCTCGCTGGCGGTGATCGAGCACGGGGAGCTGGTGGGGATGTTGACCTTCCGGGAGTTGATTCATACCCTGGCGAAGAACGGCGGCAACGTGGGCGACCAATCGGTGCGGGCGGTGATGGACGATCACCCCATGAGCTGCACGCCCCAGACCGAGCTGGAACAGGTTCGCCCCTTGATGCTGGAGCGCCACACCCGATACATGCCGGTGATGGACAACAAGATGCTGATGGGCGTCATCAGCTTTTACGATGTGGCCCGGGCCGTGGTGGATAGCCAGAATTTTGAGAACAAGATGCTCAAGGCGTATATCCGTGACTGGCCCCAGGAAGAAACCACGGATGGCAAAAACGAACCCAACTTCCCCTGA
- the phaZ gene encoding polyhydroxyalkanoate depolymerase gives MLYQAYQLQSDLMSPMRLTAQHLSQSLWMEKTERSVLRKVTAACDVLSRLRLTHSRPPYDIQRVVSEGSEVPIVEECVLTLPFGSLLHFRKDDSTLPSHPPVLLVAPLSGHFATLLRETARTLLQDHDVYITDWHNARDVSLRHGAFSLDDYVTYMIRFTEAIGPGVHMVAVCQPCVAALAATAIMAEDDNPAQPSSLTLMAGPVDCRVNPTEVNRLATSKPIEWFKKNLISHVPLPHAGFMRRVYPGFVQLSAFLSMNPERHKQSFRNIYDHLENGRTEEAATIQNFYEEYLAVNDLPAEFYLDTVEKVFQTYDLPRGALQYQGRTVNPAAIRRTALMTVEGERDDICSVGQTVAAQDLCSSVRPYRKTHHVQTGVGHYGVFSGRRWNQQIYPRVREMIHANAA, from the coding sequence ATGCTGTATCAGGCTTACCAACTGCAGTCCGACCTGATGTCACCGATGCGCCTCACGGCGCAGCACCTCAGTCAGTCGCTCTGGATGGAAAAAACCGAGCGCAGCGTGTTGCGCAAAGTGACCGCCGCTTGCGACGTGCTATCTCGCCTGCGACTCACACACAGCCGCCCTCCTTATGACATCCAGCGTGTGGTTTCTGAAGGCAGCGAGGTGCCCATCGTGGAAGAATGTGTGCTCACCCTGCCTTTTGGGTCGCTGCTGCACTTCCGCAAAGACGACAGCACACTGCCCTCGCACCCCCCGGTGTTGCTGGTGGCCCCGCTGTCGGGCCACTTTGCGACCCTGCTGCGCGAAACTGCCCGCACCCTGTTGCAGGACCACGATGTTTACATCACCGACTGGCACAACGCCCGCGATGTTTCTTTGCGCCACGGCGCCTTCAGTCTGGACGACTACGTCACCTACATGATCCGGTTCACTGAGGCCATCGGCCCAGGCGTGCACATGGTGGCGGTCTGCCAGCCCTGCGTGGCGGCATTGGCGGCCACCGCCATCATGGCCGAAGACGACAACCCGGCCCAACCCAGCAGTCTCACGCTGATGGCCGGCCCGGTGGACTGCCGTGTCAACCCCACCGAAGTCAACAGGCTCGCCACCAGCAAGCCCATCGAGTGGTTCAAGAAGAATCTGATCAGCCATGTGCCATTGCCCCACGCAGGGTTCATGCGCCGCGTTTATCCCGGTTTCGTGCAACTCAGCGCTTTCTTGAGCATGAACCCGGAACGCCACAAACAGTCGTTTCGCAACATCTACGACCACCTGGAAAACGGGCGCACCGAAGAAGCCGCCACCATCCAGAATTTTTACGAGGAATACTTGGCGGTCAACGATCTGCCGGCCGAGTTCTATCTGGATACCGTGGAAAAAGTCTTTCAAACCTACGATCTGCCGCGCGGCGCGCTGCAATACCAGGGCCGCACGGTCAATCCAGCCGCCATCCGCCGTACCGCGCTCATGACGGTAGAGGGCGAGCGGGACGATATCTGTTCCGTCGGTCAGACAGTTGCCGCACAAGACCTGTGCAGCAGCGTGCGCCCTTACCGCAAGACGCACCATGTTCAAACGGGTGTCGGTCACTACGGCGTGTTCAGCGGGCGCCGATGGAATCAGCAGATTTACCCGCGGGTCAGGGAAATGATTCACGCCAACGCGGCTTGA
- a CDS encoding glutathione S-transferase, which yields MTKAVLTISSKNYGAWALRGWLMARLAKLDFEEHVISPDDPAMKAEMLLLSASMRVPSLDHDGVHVWDTLAIGEYLNEIKPKAGLLPMDRKARAHCRAICGEMHSGFSALRASLPMNIKAHFPGFKVWSRAQTDVERVEAIWSECLTTYGGPFLFGAKPCIADAMFAPVVTRFMTYDVPLDPPCVAYCEAVMALPAVKEWVAAAEAESDEIDELDAEF from the coding sequence ATGACCAAAGCGGTTTTAACGATCAGCAGCAAGAACTACGGGGCATGGGCATTGCGGGGGTGGCTGATGGCGCGCCTGGCCAAGCTGGATTTCGAAGAGCACGTGATTTCCCCGGACGACCCTGCCATGAAGGCGGAGATGTTGTTGCTCTCCGCTTCCATGCGCGTGCCGTCACTGGATCATGACGGCGTGCATGTCTGGGACACGCTGGCCATTGGCGAATACCTCAATGAAATCAAGCCCAAAGCCGGGTTGCTGCCGATGGATCGCAAGGCGCGTGCCCATTGCCGGGCGATTTGCGGCGAAATGCACTCGGGGTTTTCAGCGCTGCGTGCCTCGTTGCCCATGAACATCAAGGCGCATTTCCCTGGATTCAAGGTGTGGTCACGTGCCCAGACTGACGTCGAGCGCGTTGAGGCGATCTGGAGCGAATGCCTGACGACCTATGGCGGGCCATTTCTGTTTGGTGCAAAGCCGTGCATCGCAGACGCAATGTTTGCGCCCGTGGTCACACGGTTCATGACCTACGACGTGCCACTGGATCCCCCTTGCGTGGCTTATTGCGAAGCCGTCATGGCGCTGCCCGCCGTGAAAGAGTGGGTGGCTGCGGCCGAAGCCGAGTCGGATGAGATCGACGAGCTGGACGCGGAGTTTTGA
- a CDS encoding cupin domain-containing protein, producing the protein MLDRTTTQFSHVKPADTDYVAGGLRDFFLYRDLGIAEATHGKVIAHLVKANQAPDKGTGWHRHEADFQIVIMVKGWAKFMYEDKVTLVEAGDCVHQRPGIRHFLFDYSPDMEYLEIVSPADFKTVSVEAPACDIPEPAPWK; encoded by the coding sequence ATGTTGGACCGAACCACCACCCAGTTCTCCCACGTCAAACCTGCCGACACAGATTACGTGGCCGGTGGCCTGCGCGACTTTTTCCTTTACCGCGATCTCGGTATCGCAGAAGCCACCCATGGCAAGGTCATTGCCCATCTGGTGAAGGCGAATCAAGCCCCCGACAAAGGCACAGGATGGCACCGCCACGAAGCCGATTTTCAGATCGTGATCATGGTCAAAGGCTGGGCCAAATTCATGTACGAAGACAAGGTCACGCTGGTTGAAGCGGGCGACTGCGTGCACCAGCGCCCCGGTATCCGCCACTTCCTGTTCGATTACTCACCCGATATGGAATACCTCGAAATCGTTTCGCCCGCCGATTTCAAAACGGTCAGCGTCGAGGCACCAGCGTGCGACATTCCTGAGCCCGCGCCCTGGAAGTAA
- a CDS encoding ABC transporter substrate-binding protein → MQRRHFLASASALTLPAVFCTRFARAATTPPNNAMIVGCSAALTGPLAGFGQGIQQGVNAAFAEVNEQGGINGRPLHFELIDDAYKPESSVDNVKQLLSSSKVLALMGCMGTPNNTAIMPLIEASDVVHLGPLTGAASLRKPSIKNVFHVRAGYNDEVKRLVDNLVSMNLRDLTIAYLDNGFGKELLQVGLTALSAKGLKAVAQVAVATDGKNVDSAVNEILASKPSAVLLFTAGSVSAALTAAARKVSPGLPIAGLSVTYTAAGITQLGDSASGIALTMIMPDAQAAKHLIVRRYQKAMRALDQSDFNPSSLEGYVNAQLMIEGLKKAGTNPNRSKIREAIGDIRNMDLGGFRVDYSAPSTRVGSDYVDLGILSRNGRFLG, encoded by the coding sequence ATGCAACGCCGACATTTCCTTGCAAGCGCCTCTGCGCTGACCTTGCCCGCCGTTTTCTGCACACGCTTCGCCCGAGCCGCCACAACCCCCCCCAACAACGCAATGATCGTTGGCTGCTCGGCCGCACTGACTGGCCCGTTGGCCGGCTTTGGGCAGGGTATTCAACAAGGTGTCAACGCTGCCTTTGCCGAAGTCAACGAGCAGGGTGGCATCAACGGCCGACCGCTGCATTTTGAATTGATCGATGACGCCTACAAGCCCGAGAGCAGTGTCGACAACGTTAAACAACTGCTGTCCAGCAGCAAGGTCTTGGCGCTGATGGGTTGCATGGGCACCCCCAACAACACCGCCATCATGCCGCTGATCGAAGCCAGCGACGTGGTGCACCTGGGTCCTCTGACAGGGGCAGCCAGCCTGCGCAAACCGTCCATCAAAAACGTCTTCCATGTGCGCGCAGGCTACAACGACGAAGTCAAGCGCCTGGTCGACAACCTGGTGTCGATGAATTTGCGCGATCTGACCATTGCCTACCTGGACAACGGCTTCGGCAAAGAGCTGCTGCAGGTAGGCCTGACCGCGCTGTCCGCCAAAGGCCTCAAGGCCGTGGCACAGGTGGCGGTCGCCACCGATGGCAAAAACGTCGACAGCGCCGTGAACGAAATCCTGGCCTCCAAACCTTCAGCTGTGCTGTTGTTCACGGCGGGCAGCGTGTCTGCCGCCCTCACTGCAGCGGCCCGAAAAGTTTCGCCAGGGCTGCCGATCGCAGGCTTGAGCGTCACGTATACCGCGGCCGGCATCACCCAGCTGGGTGACAGCGCTTCGGGGATTGCCCTCACGATGATCATGCCCGACGCGCAGGCTGCAAAACACCTGATTGTGCGGCGCTACCAAAAAGCCATGCGCGCCCTGGACCAGTCCGACTTCAATCCCAGCAGCCTTGAAGGCTACGTCAATGCCCAGCTGATGATTGAAGGCCTGAAAAAAGCGGGCACCAACCCCAACCGAAGCAAAATCCGCGAGGCCATTGGCGACATCCGCAACATGGACCTCGGCGGTTTCCGGGTCGACTATTCGGCGCCGTCCACCCGTGTGGGTTCGGACTATGTCGACTTGGGCATTCTGTCGAGAAACGGGCGTTTTCTGGGCTGA
- the aroC gene encoding chorismate synthase yields the protein MSGNTFGTLFAVTNFGESHGPAIGCVIDGCPPGMALSEADIQADLDRRRPGTSKFVTQRNEPDAVEILSGVYEGKTTGTPIALLIRNTDQRSKDYGNILQTFRPGHADYTYWQKFGIRDPRGGGRSSARLTAPTVAAGAVAKKWLKEKFGTAFHACMTQIGDVVIPFESWDHVPQNPFFAPVADVSALEAFMNELRKSGDSCGARLRVVASNMPVGLGQPLYDKLDADIAYAMMGLNAVKGVEIGAGFASVSDRGSTHGDSLTPGGFQGNKAGGVLGGISTGQDLDVSVAIKPTSSILIPRDSIDVSGAPTEVITKGRHDPCVGIRAAPIMEALLALVVMDHALLHRAQCGDVKVGTPDIAAAGRG from the coding sequence ATGAGCGGCAACACCTTCGGCACCCTATTTGCAGTCACCAACTTTGGTGAATCCCACGGCCCGGCCATCGGCTGCGTGATCGACGGGTGTCCACCCGGCATGGCGCTCAGTGAGGCTGATATCCAGGCGGATCTGGACCGCCGCCGCCCGGGCACCAGCAAGTTTGTGACCCAGCGCAACGAGCCCGACGCAGTGGAAATCCTGTCGGGGGTTTATGAGGGCAAAACCACGGGCACGCCCATTGCGCTGCTGATCCGCAATACGGACCAGCGCAGCAAGGACTACGGCAACATTCTGCAGACGTTCCGCCCGGGACACGCCGACTACACCTATTGGCAAAAATTTGGCATCCGCGATCCACGCGGTGGAGGGCGCTCATCCGCTCGCCTGACCGCGCCCACCGTGGCGGCGGGGGCGGTGGCCAAAAAGTGGTTGAAGGAGAAATTCGGCACCGCGTTTCACGCCTGCATGACGCAGATCGGCGACGTGGTGATTCCCTTTGAGAGCTGGGACCACGTGCCTCAAAACCCGTTTTTTGCGCCCGTGGCCGATGTGTCGGCGCTTGAGGCCTTCATGAACGAGCTGCGCAAGAGCGGCGATTCGTGTGGTGCGCGCCTGCGTGTGGTGGCCAGCAACATGCCCGTGGGGTTAGGGCAACCGCTGTACGACAAGCTCGATGCCGACATCGCCTACGCGATGATGGGTCTGAACGCCGTCAAGGGCGTGGAGATTGGCGCGGGCTTTGCCAGCGTGAGCGATCGGGGCAGCACACACGGCGACTCGTTGACCCCCGGTGGCTTCCAGGGCAACAAAGCCGGTGGCGTGCTCGGTGGTATCAGCACAGGGCAAGACCTGGATGTGTCGGTGGCCATCAAGCCCACGAGCTCCATCCTGATCCCGCGCGATTCGATCGATGTGAGCGGAGCGCCCACCGAAGTGATCACCAAGGGACGCCACGATCCCTGCGTGGGCATTCGCGCCGCTCCGATCATGGAAGCGTTGCTGGCCCTGGTGGTGATGGACCACGCCTTGCTGCACCGGGCCCAGTGTGGCGACGTGAAGGTGGGCACGCCCGATATCGCTGCCGCCGGGCGCGGCTGA